TTATGCATTGTGTATTGACTTTCAGGTCACCACTTTCATTCAACCATTAGATTCTATAGGCCTTAAGGTGTTTCATGCATGCAAACTCTAATATGTTCACCATGTGTGAACTCACCATATTACTTAACTACCACTCTCAATAATTATTGAACAAGTTTTTGGCTTTATTCCACCCCTAGTATGAAATATATTCTTCCTTTGTTCTTAACTATTGATTTTCAAATTGATAGCCATAATTCTTCTAACTACCTTAACCAAACCACCATTAAAAAGTAGTTCTGCATCATCTTTAATCACAccttcctcttcttcctcttacTCACATTGTTTACCCTCCTATTCTCCATTTataatcctcctaactacccCAACCAGACCATCATTAGGAAGTTCTATTCACTCACTACTCCCTATTCTTTCTCTTCCTTACCttttcactctcatatcctccaTATTCTCTAATAAGAATATTTGTTCTATTTGGATATTCGTATATCATATGAACTCTTCCATGAAATTTGCGACATTGAATGGAACCAGAAGGTTTAGAGTTGAAAGCTTTACCTCCCTCTTTCTCATCAATTTTAACTTTCCTCTTGTCTTCTTGAGGTCTAGAAAATACTCTTGTTTTGGCCATGGCTTCTTGGAAATTGTGTTTGGCCGACTTCTCTATGAGCTAGATGTTGTcttcttttattttgtttttctttttttatagcCAAATCTACTAACTTATCTATAGTTACATGTATCTCTACTACATCAGTTATTTCTCAATATAAACCATTGAGAATCTATCCATAATGGCATCTTCTTCTTCCATACAATTAGCTTGGTTCATATTCACATCCATAGCTTTAAAGTATTCATCAACAGTCATAGTTCCTTGCTTCAAGGTCTGAGGATGCAGTTGTAGGTCTCATTAAAAGTTGGAAGGCACAAGCCTCTTCCTCATGACTCTCTTCATCTCAGTCCAAGTGGCAATGGGTGGTTCTTTGTGTTGTTTTCTGTCTCTTGTAAgattttttcaacaaatagcaGTATAATCAgaaaaatcaacaataataagctTAACATTCTTACCATTAGAATAGTTGTGACTGCCAAAGATGGCCTCAACTTTCCGctcccaatcaaggtacaagtTTGGATCTCTTGTGCTCTTGAAAGATGGAATCAGCAACTTTATGCTACAAATATTATCATCTTCAGCTCCACCTCGTTGCCCCCTTCTATCTCTTCCTACCCTATCTAGATTTATATCAAGGTCATCAATAAAATCAGATATAAGattttcttgatttacaatgggTTCATGGGGTACATTTCTTCTATTATGAGGCCTAGGATTTTTTCGAGATTCTACATCAGATTGATCTCCCCCCAAGTGTAGCTATTGTCCCATTTTGTTCAGAAATAACATCCCTTATCTCTTGGAATAACAAGTTCTATCTCTTGAATATTTGGTGCATAGCTTGTAGAGTAAAATTATTTCTTGCTCGAATCTTGGCTTCCTGAAGAGTCCTATTTTCATCATCACTGCCACCTGTATTGGACATCTTTTAAAAAAGATAATGATTATCACTCAAACATTCGCTTTTTCCCTCAATTGTTCTCAATTACTCTTGACTTTTCCCCCTCGATTAACCTTTGGAAAAATACTTTGTGGATTTATAATTAAACCCAACTTATATCAAAGCCCTTAGTAGTAAAATAAGGAATTCTAAGGCACTAACGAAAGAGTAGAACCAATCCTGGAAAGAGTAAAATTTAGTTGAAACAAGACTCAAACAAATAAAAGGAAAGTATTTTAGAACATGATCAAAGGAGTAAGAAGAAAAGATTTTTCCTTATCCTTAAAGATCTGGGATCTCCTGTTTCCTTTTTTGACTTTAGAAACAAAcacaaataaaattttatttctcGAAGAGCAATAtgattctcttttcttttctttttttcttttagacaaattttattttttttatagtgtAATGTGCACTGCTACAAtaactttttttttactttttatttttcgctctttgtttagGAAATCACCAAGATTATCAAGACCAAAATCTTGATAGAACTACTTTAATACCAACTGATAACACAAAGGTTGGAAGATCCAAAAAACTAAAACAATAAGTAGAAGAAGCGCAGAAGCGGTAAAGAAATACAATTGACCTAGAAAGCAAGAAAAATATATATGTTAATCTAGACTTTGACAAGATCCTAATGACAATAAGTTTGTTATGAAACTAATCGTCTTCACTAGAGATAAACTAATCAAgaaatagattcggatcttgacttCTAATTTGAATAACTTACAATAATAACTATTGCAAGAACTAGTTGCTTTAAAGAATATCAAAAGAAACCAAAGATATCAGAAGAAAGAAGATTATCTTACTACCTTAAGCTATGAACTAGTTAAAGACTGAAAGATATATCTCAAAAAAACATTCACAAAGGGTTTAAAAGAACTCAcactaataatataaatattcaGTGTTGTAAGTTACAATTAATAACTAAGCACCCTTTATAAGGAATCCTAGAAGGGGTTGGTCAAACAAAGAAATTAATAGGAAATCACACTTTGTTCAATAAACTTTAAAGCTGGCCAACCTACAATAAAGCAACCCTTAAAATAGATCAAGAAACTAGGTTAAACTAATACTAGTTTTGGGTTGTTGTAGTTTTTCCTTTGTGGGATAGAATTAGGCCAATTCTTCCCCCTCCTTATCTTAAATTTTGGCCTCCAAATAGTTGTAATACTTGGCCAAAAGATCCTTCTCGGGCTGGAGCTCTTCTTCTATCATAGGACACTTTTATTGCCAACTGAAGCCTATTGAGCTTGTCTTGAATTTTTTTTGTTTGAGATCATGCCACATGTTACATATCACACTTTTCCCCCAAATATAAAGTTAAATATTAATGAGATTTTTAGCGCAACCAATCCGTCGGTGACACGTTATAGGAATGGGGTATGATTATCCTCCATCAAAATTGTGCCAGCTGCCTTATTAGATGCAGTGGCCAGAGCGGAGCAACCCGTTTGGCACTTGGGGTGGTAGAATTTCTAGAACCAGATATTAAAAGTAGTTCAACCTATCTCTCTTTGATTATATGCAATATTACCAGCTTTAAGTGTTCCCAAAATGCTCCCAAACTCTCTAAGAACTCTCAAGCGATCCAAGGCTAAACTCAGAAGGGTAGATCTGGTGAAATTTAACGTAAAGATCTCGCGGTCATTTTTGTGTATGCTTATTCATATTGTGCTGATTTTGGATGCTCCTTGAAAGTGGGAAATTATCGTCATAGGAAGTGCAAGAACCCAGGAAGAATAGTCAGTCTCTTCAAAAAGGTATGTGAGGCAGCTTTCCTTCTTGGCATGATTTGTTGTACACATTTCCTTTCATAATAATCCTTATGTTGTGAGACTGAGTTGTTCCAAGATTTATTTGACAGTGATGATTATGTTCTTGTACATTCTTTGTCGGTGGAATTTTTCTTTCCAGCTGAGATGTTCTTTGATACCATCGTGAGGTCGTAAAGTGTAATTCCTTATGAGTCTAATTCTAACACCTCTTTGAAATGGATATTTCATtgcacttatatatatatttgtctaTTTTACTTTGCAGAGCCGCACTACAGTCGGCCAGGTATGACACCTGTTGTACAATTACTGATCAGTTGGGTATGATGAGACATGATCTGAAGCATTTACCGAGCCCTTATGTGGCCGGGTATGACCGAGACCTCCATGAGGTCGGATACAGAATGAGGTGTTATGAGATATTATCAAGTCCTCTTGAGACCGGGTACGCCGAGTTCTGTCAAGATTGGTTACAGTCAATTTCTCCAGAGGTTGGGTACGACCGAGGCCTATTGAGGCCGGGTACGCCTAGTCTTGTTGAGGCCGGGTACGACTGAGACCTCTTGAGGCGGGGTACGATATGGTAAAAGCATGAGACTTTACCGAGTCCTTTATCAGGATGGGTATAATATGAGATGATATGCCCCAAAGAGTGGTTGAATAATATTATATTACAACTAATGCATAGGCCCAATGAGTGGCTTGACTTTTATTAAAATTTGCATATCCTTATGACTCATGGTTATAGCAGTGCATGCCCTCAATGGTATTCAAGTTAAAATTATGTAGTCATATCCCTTATATTATCATTATTAGTCTTATATACTCAGTACATCTTTTGTACTGACGCCCCTTCTTTCTTGGCGTtgtgttcatgcccacaggtACAGATAAATCGGGTGACATGTCTGCTCGGTAAGGTGCCATCTTCAGCTGTTGGTTGTCGCACTGCACTTCTCTGGAGTAGCTGAAAAGAGGTTGATAGGTACTAGAGTACATATCTCAGTCATTGTGGGTATGGTGAGGCCCTGTCATGATCAAGTTGTATATTATGGTACACTTAGAGGCTTGCAGACTAGTGTTCAGTGTgtaaattaattttgttataaatTGTTGGCTTTGGTTAGCCATACGCTTAGTATTGTAGTTCTTCCGCTTGTTAGTTATGAACATTTGTATCTTACTAATATACTTAGGGTCCTTATTTGCCTAAGTTTCATGTTGAAAGATCTAACTATTGATGTTGGTTCGCACGGGCCTTCGGGCGTCGTGTGCCGGTCGCACCTCCCGAGGTTGGAATGTGGCTAACTTGGTATCATAGCAGGTTTATCCTAGGGGGTCTGCAAGTCGCATCTAGTAGAGTCATTTTTATGGGTATGACATGTACCATATTTATAAATAGTAGGCTACGGGATATTTAGTATAGATATCTTTCTTTCTtatctagatcgtgtggtagagctatTTCGTAAGTGTGCACTTCTAATCTACCTCTTATTTATGTTCCTAGTGATGCCTACTACAAGACAACATGTAGTTGTTCGGAGATTAGATAAAGAGCAGAGGAGGGAACCAGCTAGGTGACCCTTCCCATATAGATCAACGTGAACCTCACGATGAGGATGATACTCAGGTTTGAAGAACAACACCACTGCCCTCAGAATTACATAAAGAAACAAACGTACCCTCGATTCCTCCCTCGGTTGCACTGGATCAGGATTTAGACATGAGAAGTTTTGTGCAGTTGTTGACTCGATTGGAGGCCTCTCATGCCCAGTGTGAGACCCTTGGAAACTCATATAGAGTTGTTACTGCGAGAGTTTGGTATTTTATCAATCTACTCCCTCATGTATTCACAGGAACATATCCAAATAAATATCCTTAGAACTTTTTAGTTCAGTTGTAACGGACTATATGCGTTATGCATGCCACTGATACTGAGTCCATAGATCTTgcttcttatagattgcgagatgtTTATGTGACTTGATATGAGAATTGGGAACAGTCTAGGGGACCTCTTGCCCCATATGCATGATGGAGGGAGTTTTCTGAGGTATTTTTGTAGTAGTTTTTGCGTGTTAAACTCCGCCGAGCCAGGCAAAATAGATTATTATGGTTGGAGCAAGGTAATATGAGTGTCCGGGAGTATAGTCGTAGAGATGTGCGATAGAGTACACCGATTTATGGGTGGTCTCGGACCACATTTAATTAATGAATGTACCACTACTTCTCTAAACCTAAATATTGATATTGCACGTATTGAAGCCTATGTACAGAACTTGGAGGATCAAATGAGGCAGCAACAAGCTGCTCGAGAACATGATCAGGGCCAGTATAAGAGAGCCCAGCCCACAGGTGATACGAGAGAGTCTCGAGGTGGGTTTAGGCCTCCATTTTCTAGGAATTCATTATATCTGAAGGCTAATGCACCATCACAGTTTCAGGGTCAGCGTCGTGGTCGGGCCGCTTATTCCGGTCAGGTTTAGAATTCTCAGAAACAAACACATTATAGTGGAGGTTCTAGTACGATGAGACCCCAGTGCCGTATTGTGGACGATGTGGTAGGACCCATTTTGTGTAACGTCATCAAGGTTAGAACTTTTGTTATTCATGTGGGCAGCCCGGCCATATTATGCGCTTTTGCCTAGTGAAAAGTGAGAACAGTATGATGTCGCTGACATGATCAGTAGCAGATTCTTATTCATTAGTATGCCCTCATGAGCAAGGAATGTAACCATCGGTTGAAAGAGGTAGAGGTAGAAGTAGAGGTGGAGCCTCTAACTCAGGTGGACAACAGAATCACATCTCTGCATTGTCAGGTTGATAGAACCTAAAGTCATCACCGAatgtggttacaggtatattatctgTATTATCCACTAATCTGTATGCTTTGATAGATGGCGAAGTACTTCGAGGGATCagatggaaggaacctctgctaAGAATGGAATGCACTGATTTAGGGAACTTCTTCTACTTATTTAGCTTTCAAGTGGGAGAGGACTTCCATAGATTCATTTATGTTAACCCCTGCTTTGTAGGACTATCTCAGTCTAAGGCTTCGGGAGCCTGCATTTGTGGGTGTCTGAGTCCATCATAGCTAAGCGGTATAttgatgtaaggccccgtaaaactttCATCTAAAACCCAgggttttgtggtgtcgaggtaggctaatgtatttgaatccccaaatttttgggttgaaccgagcgttggggagttgaagaaaaattgtTGCAGAACAGGGCATTTCTACGGTatattatgcgaccacataactaatatgcggaccgcagatccgaCGCAAAGTGAAGCAGATAAATGGGCCAATTATAGAGGATGTTTTGCgatcaactatgcgaccgcatagtcaTTTCACGGGCCGCACATCCGTCACAAAACCAACATGAATATTTTTGGAGGGAGATTCTGCGATCCATTCTATGGCCGCACAATTGATATGCGGGCCGGAGACCTGGCTGTAGACTAGACCAATCCAGCCCAGTTTTTGGGATCATTTCGGCGGTCCATTTGGCGGGTCGCAGACCTGATCTGCTATGCACTCTGCGATCGCAGAGTTGAGATCGGAggatctattttttttatttttataacccggaCCCATTTCGTTTTATATAACCATAGGGGTAATTTTTGATGGATTACCTGATAtttttgagagaaaagagagcTATTATAGGGAGAGAAAGGGGAGAAttcaaggatttcactactcaactCTGATCAAGCCTTGAAATTTCATCAAGAGAAACTTGCTAGAGTTtctaaaaggtaagaatttcttcccccaattctccaatttcgaatttgggttggTTATGGGTGATGAGAGTAGACCTAACACGTGCATGATCTAATAGGGAGTGTGTCGAATTTGTTGGATAATCTTGGGTGGTTTTTTTGTTAAATTGGTTGAGGAAAGGTTGGGTTGACATTGCCGCAACTCTTGCCATACGAATTCCTCTAATTGTGCTTGTAATTCTCCCCTCTTCTATAGATTGGCATCGTTAGGAGTGTTGGGACGTTATTGTTACACTACAGaaagctctttcgaggtatgaaggctaaacccTTCTTATAGTATcggaattcccatatttttacaAAACTCCATCGCGTGTAGTTTGAACTTGGAACACTATTGAGGTGGGATATTCAAGCTAGTAAATTGATTCCTAAATTGCGTAACGTGTCAGAACCCTCATGTGTTAATGACTCTCTATTTTGACTTagttatgttataccccttttgggAAGAACGTTTTGTACGAAATCAATGTGATTCAATTTCTTATATTTCATGTAATGAAATCTTATGAACGTATATTTTTAAAGGCCAAAGGTTCCAAAGTGTTTGATTTGAAAGGAAATTTTTTGTACAACTATTATCATTTTTGAGAATCCAATTTGtggcattgtgattacacctccacccgcacacaatggggtgaggcggcggggccactttgtgtagaaaTTATGGTATTATGGTTACATCTCCActcgcacacattggggtgaggcggcagggccgctttgtatagagattgttgtattatgattacacctccaccgcacacattggggtgaggcggtggagccgctttatgtagagattatggtatatgattatacctccacccgcacacattgtggtgaggcggcggggccgctttgtgtagagattgtggtattatgattaCATATCCAgtcgcacacattggggtgaggcggtagggccgctttatgtagagattgtggcattgtgattacacctccacccgcacacattggggagaggcggcatggccgctttgtgtagagattgtggtattgtggtagAGGTTATTATAGAGGATCCCCAattgaaatttataaatgttattgaaagctttaAATGAATTTGCCGTGGTTTTAATGGCTATTTAAACTCTCTTATTGCTTTTATGATTCGTCACATTCATGTTGTACTTCTAAACCTTGAATGGGGTGTTCGGTTTTTATACCAGTACTATTAGTCAtatactaacgtcctttttgccgggggagttacatctttaatggatgcaggtagttccacagcaggcgactttgatcaatgatagcagtgCACCCTCTTCCTAATTGACTTGGTTAGCCCCACTTTatctcggggtcatgtatcttttgttcctcgtgtaatatattttgaggtataaccggggccttattgccggcactatcatagtactctttgtatctattagaggctatgtagacatagtgtgggttgtatgttggtgtcggaaaagtcaaactagtaatgttgtatttgtatcatatgTTTTCACTTCTAAaatatgaatgtgtaatgtaatattttgggaaatcttgaatgaagttctaacggtaattgatggtaggctataattacatgttttagtcacttattatACTTTAATTTAccgcactttaattgagtttgagctttaatcgctagtgttttgcactaattatgtgttttatgccatgTAGGAGGATTTCGAGCTATGTATATATTACAGAATGAATTTGAGCTATTTGAAGATTTGAAGTCTAACtaaaatcccaagggattaagccgggatcgcgttcgggggtcgagaaccacgtctggatataaaaaagtcaagaaaaatatggacatTGAGAAAATAACACACCCGCGGTGCGTGGGGCGGTGTATGGTGCGCCGCGCCTGTACATTTTCTGACTGCCTGATAGATTTTAACTCTCTGGACTTTCCCACAACCGCCTCGCGTGGCATATTGCCCCATGCGGCGTGCTTGTGAAAATTTTACAGAGATATTATCCTAGTTCGTGTAGGAAAAGGTGTTTTCGTCTAGGCCccaccctacttagtataaatacattttAAAACATTATTTTAAGCacttttgacacatcttagaCCTAAGTTAACCAAGGAagaggtggagaagcaaaagctcaaggtttttatcattcaatcctcactcaagacaagggtttggattgttttatgttattctttaacttaaacattgttatgatgaattactccatatccatggagtagttctctttagggtttgatgaatttggtgtattgatacttgtttgtggataattaatTCTAGtcttatgtattgaatcgttttggatgttttaattattgcatcaatATTCACTTGTTAATGTAATCGAgataggcataacttgtgatattgttgcaatatattttgttggttgaagtcattaattcttcttagtaatcgaaagaggctagttgaattgttgattaaacttagttagggGGATAATTGagagaggttgagacttaatcgagagaggagtgtctactaatcaattgaactaataaccaagtgaattcgagagactcagttgaaaattagaagtgaattatctagagttaaatcccaaacatttatcttgcacctatcctatcaaccctatcttctcccaattgataacttcctttgcttaatacttgcgttgattgtcattagccaatagtacaaattcttagttaattttagttttaatcacataaaccTAAATTGTTcatcatcttggatagaaatctagttacaaactacgataatactgtttaactccaatccatgttgatacgatattttaatttactatatttgactagcgagcatattttagtgtgtgttttgtgctcgtcaaacTTTGAACCGTTATCGGTGATTggtaatcaatagtgtttgaaatagtttgtagtgttaATTTAGGAacttgtctttttattttattttatttttccctttttacgttcggtgttctttgactgtgcgcaggctacatgttagattggtgcatgactcgatctttTGGTAAGGAATTGTAACCATACGAATcagaaatcgagaaacaactgcgatatttgaggaaggaaagaaatcttgccGAGAAATTAGAGTAGGTTGGGAAATCTTCAACCAAGGAAGACATGGCTGAAGATGATGATAGTGTTGATTTGGCTgcgagagaggcagcccaacTCAAAGAGAAAGCTACAAGGGATGCTGAAGAAGCAGTAATTAGAGATCCACAAATTGCTTATGAGGAGGAGAGGGCTCGGAGAATTGTTCAGAATCAACCTTGGGGTGCTGGGAGATCACTAGGAGATTATGCTAGATCGGTttacaaccaaggcttatcaagtaTTAGACCACCTGCAGTTGCAATGAACAATTTTGAATTAAAACAAGGGTTGCCCCAAACTTTTCAAAACGGTTATGTTtttagaggaaagatgaacgaagatccaaacaatcatctggtggactttgaggagattatgaacactttTTAATACAACGGTGTATCACAAGATGTAGTATACTTAAGGGCATTCACCTTCACACTCAAAGAcgatgcaaagcactggcttcgaagcttgaCTAACGGAttgattagaacatgggatgagatgaccataaaatttcttgataaatatttctcatcagctaagacgggcaagtttagaagggaAATTCATAACTTCTGTCAGAACGAGGTTGAAACGGTGTTTGAAGGTTGGGAGAGGTTTAAAGAGATAGCACGTAAGTGTCAtcatagtggaattgaactctggatgcaactccaggacttttgggatagaTTAACACCAGCCGCTCGCAGAATATTGAGAAATGCAGCTGGAGGTCCGTTAATTaaaaagactccagaggagatagtcactattcttgatgagttgtctgaagatgcaaatcagtggccctctgaaattgctgaaagaagaagggtgaatggtgttcaccaggttgatgctaacacatctgtgcaggtacaggtTGATGCTATGGCAAAAGAGATAAAGAAGCTAACCTTAGCTTTAATACAGAGTGAGAATCATGCAGCTTGTAATATATgcggaagaggacaccctactcctgagtgtcaagcctcaactgcgGAAGTAAATGATGTGggaaattataacttcaatgcaatagGTCAGAAGCACCCTGATTTTTCAttgagttcacctgggggtactgcaaatgcatggcaacaaaataactctagatttcaaggagctcctggttttgGGAATCTGCCGAGGCCGCAGTTTCACCCTCAACAGCCAATTCAGTCTGGGGTAGAAGATCTTATAAAATCTTTCATTGACAAGACtgatgagagattagatgctcatgatgcAGCTATGAAAGAAGTTGGGACATGTTTGCGtaacttggagagacaagtgggacaaattgcaattatattatctgagagaatcccaggtactctgccagctgatactgaaaagaatcccaaagaaacagtaaATGATGTAACCTTGAGAAGCGGACAAGTGTTGAAAGATTCCACTCCAATTCATAAAGAAACTGCGCCTCAAACAGAAAGTGGGAAAGAACTGAAAATTGAAGATGATAAAAAGactgagaagaagaaaggcaagaagggagttgagaaaaagaaggaggaaacttcaagaagggaaAAATCTGATGATGTGAGCAAGCACATGCCTGCTTTTCCTTTTCCCCAAAAGttgtatagagaaaagctggacaagcaatttCTGATATTTCTGGATATGCTGAGACTGGTTAATGTAAACTTGTCATTCACataagttctctcacaaatgccagcttatgccaaattcttgaacgagatccttacaaagaagagttatatagaagagacctcagtggtgaTGCTCACAGAGTATTGCAGCGCAATCtcgcaaaacaaactcccacaaaagtgttgAGATCCAGAGTGTTTTACTATACCATACTTGtttcttaattttgataagtctttgtgtgattctggtgcctcaatgaATTTAATGTcattgtctatttacaggaaactggagaatgagcttggagagataaggtctgtaccaatatctttgcagctagcagaccaaacaactataatactTGAGGGGATAGTGGAGGATGTATTAGTTAGGGTAGATAAGTTCGTCTTTCCTGTAGATTTCATTGTGGTGAAGATGGAGGTAAACAAAGAGGTCCCCCattatcttaggaagaccattcttagagTGGATGAAAAGACTGTGACGTTCGAAATGAATATAGAGATGGGGTGATAAAGGAGAAGCCAACTGCAAGTGTAGAGTAGAGAGTGACATGTTTGAAAGAGAAGGTCCCAGTGATTGGGAAACACAAGTGTGGGgtataccccaagaaggctgagaagaagttgtctgcatggatgtgtgcattggttcgggcacgtggaatagagcccgacttcgactcaaaccccgactaaaaattcagggaagttttctctaccttatgctttttaattgtgtgtcatggggacatgtcaCAACATAAAGTGTGGGCTTGGGaaaattgtatgttgtatgtatttgTGTTAGTAACttagttttgttgttttagtagctagagatagaaaaataagaaaaaaccataaatatttaaaatttatgacttttcccgacgagatatcattcgacgggtttcttgagggattaaagtcgaaagaaaaagacaaaaagatttttttttgataggtagtgtaataatttccccttggttttttttttggtgccgcggttcttttccaagggttttgtttgaaccatgTGTAGTTAGTTTTTGGTTTTGTAGAATAGTAGGAACCTTGTgttatgatttgaattgaaggcaatatcttTTGACttggttatgccttgagaatag
This region of Nicotiana tomentosiformis chromosome 4, ASM39032v3, whole genome shotgun sequence genomic DNA includes:
- the LOC138909712 gene encoding uncharacterized protein: MTIKFLDKYFSSAKTGKFRREIHNFCQNEVETVFEGWERFKEIARKCHHSGIELWMQLQDFWDRLTPAARRILRNAAGGPLIKKTPEEIVTILDELSEDANQWPSEIAERRRVNGVHQVDANTSVQVQVDAMAKEIKKLTLALIQSENHAACNICGRGHPTPECQASTAEVNDVGNYNFNAIGQKHPDFSLSSPGGTANAWQQNNSRFQGAPGFGNLPRPQFHPQQPIQSGVEDLIKSFIDKTDERLDAHDAAMKEVGTCLRNLERQVGQIAIILSERIPGTLPADTEKNPKETVNDVTLRSGQVLKDSTPIHKETAPQTESGKELKIEDDKKTEKKKGKKGVEKKKEETSRREKSDDVSKHMPAFPFPQKLYREKLDKQFLIFLDMLRLVNVNLSFT
- the LOC138909713 gene encoding uncharacterized protein, translating into MPAYAKFLNEILTKKSYIEETSVVMLTEKLENELGEIRSVPISLQLADQTTIILEGIVEDVLVRVDKFVFPVDFIVVKMEVNKEVPHYLRKTILRVDEKTVTFEMNIEMG